One Camarhynchus parvulus chromosome 26, STF_HiC, whole genome shotgun sequence genomic window carries:
- the YOD1 gene encoding ubiquitin thioesterase OTU1 isoform X1, giving the protein MLRLRCKARSGSHALPGLSPHSRLRDMQAALAALTGVPAPAQRLLLGFPPRSLDLSDGERRLGELGIHSGDTLIVEEDTSKPEPGSPVVAKKAMSQPVREAVPVLVRRVVPADNSCLFTSVFYVVEGGVYDPGCAPEMRNLIAQIVASDPESYCEAVLGKTNREYCDWIRREDTWGGAIEVSILSKFYQCEICVVDTQTVRIDRFGEDAGYSKRVLLIYDGIHYDPLERRLPSSDLPPQTIFPSSDDVVLAQALELADEARRKRQFTDVNRFALRCMVCQKGLTGQLEAREHARETGHTNFGEV; this is encoded by the exons ATGCTGCGGCTGCGCTGCAAGGCCCGGAGCGGCTCGCACGCGCTGCCGGGGCTGTCGCCGCACTCCCGCCTCCGCGACATGCAGGCCGCGCTCGCCGCGCTCACCGGAGTGCCCGCGCCCGCGCAGCGCCTCCTGCTCGGCTTCCCGCCGCGCAGCCTCGACCTCAGCGACGGCGAGCGGCGGCTGGGCGAGCTCGGCATCCACTCGG GTGACACTCTGATAGTGGAAGAGGACACATCCAAACCCGAGCCCGGCTCGCCAGTGGTGGCCAAAAAAGCGATGTCCCAGCCTGTGAGGGAAGCCGTGCCCGTGCTGGTCAGGAGGGTGGTGCCAGCAGACAATTCCTGCCTGTTCACCAGCGTGTTCTACGTGGTGGAGGGCGGCGTGTACGACCCCGGCTGCGCCCCGGAGATGCGCAACCTCATCGCCCAGATCGTGGCCAGCGACCCCGAGTCGTACTGCGAGGCCGTGCTGGGCAAAACCAACAGGGAATACTGTGACTGGATCCGCAGGGAGGACACCTGGGGAGGAGCCATCGAGGTGTCCATCCTCTCCAAGTTCTACCAGTGCGAGATCTGCGTGGTGGACACGCAGACCGTGCGCATCGACCGCTTCGGCGAGGACGCCGGCTACAGCAAGCGCGTGCTGCTCATCTACGATGGCATCCACTACGACCCGCTGGAGCGCCGCCTGCCCTCCTCGGACCTTCCTCCCCAGACCATCTTCCCCAGCAGCGATGATGTGGTGCTGgcccaggctctggagctggcGGATGAAGCGCGCAGGAAGAGGCAGTTCACGGATGTGAATCGCTTCGCCCTGCGCTGCATGGTGTGCCAGAAGGGACTGACGGGGCAGCTGGAGGCCAGGGAGCACGCCAGGGAGACTGGACACACCAACTTCGGGGAGGTGTGA
- the YOD1 gene encoding ubiquitin thioesterase OTU1 isoform X2, whose protein sequence is MSQPVREAVPVLVRRVVPADNSCLFTSVFYVVEGGVYDPGCAPEMRNLIAQIVASDPESYCEAVLGKTNREYCDWIRREDTWGGAIEVSILSKFYQCEICVVDTQTVRIDRFGEDAGYSKRVLLIYDGIHYDPLERRLPSSDLPPQTIFPSSDDVVLAQALELADEARRKRQFTDVNRFALRCMVCQKGLTGQLEAREHARETGHTNFGEV, encoded by the coding sequence ATGTCCCAGCCTGTGAGGGAAGCCGTGCCCGTGCTGGTCAGGAGGGTGGTGCCAGCAGACAATTCCTGCCTGTTCACCAGCGTGTTCTACGTGGTGGAGGGCGGCGTGTACGACCCCGGCTGCGCCCCGGAGATGCGCAACCTCATCGCCCAGATCGTGGCCAGCGACCCCGAGTCGTACTGCGAGGCCGTGCTGGGCAAAACCAACAGGGAATACTGTGACTGGATCCGCAGGGAGGACACCTGGGGAGGAGCCATCGAGGTGTCCATCCTCTCCAAGTTCTACCAGTGCGAGATCTGCGTGGTGGACACGCAGACCGTGCGCATCGACCGCTTCGGCGAGGACGCCGGCTACAGCAAGCGCGTGCTGCTCATCTACGATGGCATCCACTACGACCCGCTGGAGCGCCGCCTGCCCTCCTCGGACCTTCCTCCCCAGACCATCTTCCCCAGCAGCGATGATGTGGTGCTGgcccaggctctggagctggcGGATGAAGCGCGCAGGAAGAGGCAGTTCACGGATGTGAATCGCTTCGCCCTGCGCTGCATGGTGTGCCAGAAGGGACTGACGGGGCAGCTGGAGGCCAGGGAGCACGCCAGGGAGACTGGACACACCAACTTCGGGGAGGTGTGA
- the C26H1orf116 gene encoding specifically androgen-regulated gene protein, whose product MPRKELGMAGCNSGSCDSMVSTASNHSQRSDNSYDYLSVEEKECLMFLEETIGSLDAEGDSGVSTDDTDYGEPSKPRKGPVPWDLGNGTPPASRAQQRGAEQRSGKIISAPSSSAPAAAPGPGCSSLPRNIPAANGASGSKGGVPIVPAGKPAQEVPREGRLDLGSHTKSVIIQPPDPFQDELEWSRSQRSDAKGEAPKETKTWTSWGHLGKSTLEEAPQDPDAKRGPPTAPKPRKLPPNIILKTSRSSPVPEHNQKVKPAPPPSAASQASPASDSTAEKGNSGHLDPKEKEKARREALEKLGLSQDRREPSAHLHPHPRETPQPGEGSAPGIRQIPFKSNTLERSGVGLGSSMGSAKEQNGHSSSSSLGKMSFIERLAPSFLRSRPRPASLGAGKDFGGLKEQEEKDKSSKRRSHPLPSFPRPPRSAVSVKISPKGAADENRREALKKLGLLKE is encoded by the exons ATGCCtaggaaggagctggggatggctggCTGCAACTCTGGCAGCTGTGACAGCATGGTCAGCACGGCCTCCAACCACTCCCAGCGG agtgACAACAGCTATGACTATTTATCTGTGGAAGAAAAGGAGTGTTTGATGTTCCTGGAGGAAACCATTGGCTCCCTGGATGCAGAGGGGGACAGTGGGGTGTCCACGGATGACACCGACTACGGGGAGCCCTCCAAGCCCAGGAAAggccctgtgccctggg ATTTGGGGAACGGGACTCCCCCTgcaagcagagctcagcagcgTGGGGCTGAACAGAGGAGTGGTAAAATCATCTCTGCCCcatccagctcagccccagcagctgctccaggcccaggtTGTTCCAGCCTTCCCAGGAACATCCCTGCAGCAAATGGAGCTTCTGGCAGCAAAGGAGGTGTCCCCATAGTGCCAGCAGGAAAACCTGCCCaggaggtgcccagggagggcaggctggACCTGGGAAGCCACACCAAGTCCGTGATTATCCAACCTCCAGACCCCTTCCAGGATGAGCTGGAGTGGTCACGCAGCCAGCGCTCAGATGCCAAGGGAGAGGCACCCAAGGAGACCAAGACGTGGACTTCGTGGGGCCACCTGGGGAAATCCACGCTGGAGGAGGCCCCTCAGGACCCCGATGCCAAGCGTGGGCCTCCAACTGCCCCCAAACCGCGGAAATTGCCACCAAACATCATCCTGAaaaccagcaggagcagccccgtgCCGGAGCACAACCAGAAGGTAAAACCAGCCCCTCCACCCTCAGCCGCCTCccaggccagccctgccagcgacagcactgctgagaaggGGAATTCAGGCCACCTCGACCctaaggagaaggagaaagccCGAAGGGaggccctggagaagctgggaCTGTCCCAGGACAGGAGGGAGCCCAGCGCCCacctccatccccaccccagggAGACACCgcagcctggggagggctcCGCGCCGGGGATCCGGCAGATCCCCTTCAAATCCAACACCCTGGAGCGCtctggggtggggctgggcagctccatgGGCAGCGCCAAGGAGCAGAacgggcacagcagcagcagctccctgggcaagATGTCCTTCATCGAGCGCCTGGCGCCCAGCTTCCTCCGcagccgcccccggcccgcctCCCTCGGGGCAGGGAAGGACTTCGGGGGCCtcaaggagcaggaggagaaggacaaGAGCAGCAAGAGGAGATCCCACCCTCTGCCCAGCTTCCCCAGGCCGCCACGCTCCGCTGTCAGCGTGAAGATCTCGCCCAAAGGCGCGGCTGATGAGAACCGGCGCGAGGCGCTCAAGAAGTTGGGGCTGCTCAAGGAGTAG